One Pseudomonadota bacterium DNA window includes the following coding sequences:
- a CDS encoding glucan biosynthesis protein, producing MEHNPRPKCSPTRGALIATLAVWAGLASAQDDAEASIEPTTSVERFSRATVVARARVLADSPYVPPAQTPRALAELDYDAYRQIRYRHDEAIWGDSPTRFAVELFAPGFLYRDLIDIKVVENGVARDVRVDRDSFDAPSEAVGEALRSAGQFAGFRLHYPLNREDYRDEFLVFQGASYFRGVSADQTYGLSARGLAIDVGEASGEEFPVFRAFWIERPAADANAIVVHATLDSPRVAGAYTFRIYPGVVLTIDVTATLFPREDLRHVGIAPLTSMYLHGSIDPPARADYRLQVHDSEGLAVHTGSDEHLWRPLSNPAKLQFSAFVDQDPKGFGLMQRNRSFAAYQDLEALYHRRPSAWVSPRNEWGPGAVQLVEIPTREETNDNIVSYFRPASPLQAGSETQFTYRLTWPGTGRSQLPRKLGRVVRSARGNKVGRPDRGELVVDYEFIRPPTATMLDAITLSLQAPTELAANARVQRNPHTQGFRVVIDYRLPLRKEAELRLVPEHEGVPIGETWLYRLSL from the coding sequence ATGGAACACAACCCCCGCCCGAAGTGCTCACCTACGCGGGGAGCGCTGATCGCCACACTCGCCGTGTGGGCCGGGCTCGCTAGCGCCCAAGACGATGCCGAGGCATCGATCGAGCCGACCACCTCTGTAGAGCGTTTCTCGCGCGCTACGGTCGTCGCCCGCGCACGCGTCCTCGCCGATTCCCCGTACGTACCCCCGGCGCAGACCCCACGGGCCCTCGCCGAACTCGACTACGACGCCTATCGCCAAATCCGCTACCGCCACGACGAAGCTATCTGGGGCGATAGCCCCACCCGTTTCGCCGTGGAGCTCTTTGCGCCGGGATTTCTGTATCGCGACCTGATCGACATCAAGGTGGTGGAGAACGGCGTGGCACGCGACGTGCGCGTCGATCGTGACTCCTTCGACGCGCCTAGCGAGGCAGTGGGCGAAGCCTTGCGCAGCGCGGGGCAATTCGCCGGCTTCCGCCTGCACTACCCTTTGAACCGAGAAGACTATCGCGATGAGTTCCTGGTCTTTCAGGGCGCCAGCTACTTTCGCGGCGTGTCTGCGGACCAGACTTACGGCCTGTCCGCGCGGGGGCTTGCCATCGATGTAGGCGAAGCCAGTGGCGAGGAGTTTCCCGTCTTCCGCGCCTTCTGGATCGAGCGCCCCGCGGCCGACGCTAATGCGATCGTCGTCCACGCCACTCTCGACAGTCCGCGCGTGGCGGGCGCTTACACCTTTCGAATCTACCCGGGTGTGGTACTGACCATCGACGTCACCGCCACCCTGTTCCCTCGCGAGGATCTGCGCCACGTGGGCATTGCACCGCTCACCTCTATGTACCTCCACGGCAGCATCGACCCACCCGCGCGAGCGGACTACCGCCTGCAGGTACATGACTCGGAAGGGCTCGCCGTGCACACAGGGTCCGATGAGCACCTGTGGCGGCCATTGAGCAATCCCGCCAAGTTGCAGTTCTCTGCCTTCGTCGACCAGGACCCCAAGGGCTTCGGTCTCATGCAGCGAAACCGATCGTTTGCTGCCTATCAAGATCTCGAAGCGCTCTACCACCGACGGCCATCGGCCTGGGTCAGCCCACGTAACGAGTGGGGCCCGGGCGCCGTGCAGCTGGTGGAGATCCCTACTCGAGAGGAGACAAACGACAACATCGTGAGTTACTTCCGGCCCGCATCGCCGCTGCAAGCCGGCAGCGAAACGCAGTTCACCTACCGTCTCACCTGGCCCGGCACGGGCCGCAGCCAGCTGCCGCGGAAGCTCGGCAGGGTGGTGCGCAGCGCCCGCGGTAACAAAGTCGGTCGCCCAGATCGGGGAGAACTGGTGGTCGACTACGAGTTCATACGCCCGCCGACAGCGACGATGCTCGACGCCATCACGCTCAGCCTTCAAGCGCCAACGGAATTGGCCGCCAACGCGCGGGTGCAACGCAACCCGCATACCCAAGGATTTCGGGTGGTGATCGACTATCGATTGCCCCTGAGGAAGGAGGCGGAGCTGCGCCTCGTTCCCGAGCACGAGGGAGTGCCCATCGGTGAAACCTGGCTCTATCGCCTCAGCCTTTGA
- a CDS encoding type II CAAX endopeptidase family protein has product MIASLARVLPVYLTVAIALASAIFSPADGAPIHPEHAALERLERTLDALYEQARIAAGSDDSNSRGDVAGAISDCRYLGQFQYLEMLDYERIEADRERCASTVSTRYPDHPEVVLYRLEQLNGQALIGEAEALLERGQAVGWTNRQAANLYELLAYAYAEQDLDKAGYYANAAMNLDLFSPVREMAVRWLIDRGRTVLAEKVLTAPRLAPTLDPAGEIALLFELGADDLAIARYAALNEDDGPGHDELSLARQLLRYGQDTLADEQYDAAANAQADWYPEFTASVLYERFRVALNRDDRTAAVSTYDRLREGSWKNDPLLRLRLMLGRAYPDVPITWRELPGALAVLGVVLGALLLPWLTLIAPVHYRGLMRQHAAKPRRPTPFAWRLEHAWLALSLALVLNLGAAYLLHPSAWSPGLPDGDSPVLESAGDLAVAHLTVASLSANALTAVLLLPFCGGMAGLRRLLSSRWDWRQTLTVVLLSWLGLRVLAMLLIGTFGLHGAGAAVIAQLSELQTEIFATIETLGLLPSVALMGLVAPISEELLFRGVLLSAFARHLSFAFANLLQASLFALIHGELVLAPFFLGLGLVAGWTVKRSGGLRAAILLHMVNNLVAVVLRVALTSLGGDS; this is encoded by the coding sequence GTGATCGCCTCCCTAGCCAGGGTACTCCCCGTGTACCTAACCGTGGCGATCGCGCTAGCGAGTGCGATCTTCAGCCCTGCAGACGGCGCTCCCATCCACCCCGAGCACGCGGCCCTCGAGCGGCTCGAGCGAACCCTGGACGCACTGTACGAACAAGCCCGCATCGCCGCCGGCAGCGACGACAGTAATTCGCGCGGCGACGTCGCCGGCGCCATTAGCGACTGCCGCTACCTCGGACAATTCCAATACCTGGAGATGCTCGACTACGAGCGCATCGAAGCAGACCGGGAGCGCTGCGCTAGCACCGTCTCCACCCGCTACCCGGATCATCCTGAAGTCGTGCTTTACCGCTTGGAGCAGCTCAACGGCCAAGCCCTCATCGGTGAGGCGGAAGCGCTACTGGAGCGCGGCCAGGCGGTCGGCTGGACCAACCGGCAGGCGGCAAACTTATACGAGCTACTCGCTTACGCTTACGCCGAGCAAGATCTAGACAAAGCTGGCTACTACGCCAACGCCGCGATGAACCTCGATCTGTTCTCCCCCGTGCGGGAGATGGCGGTGCGCTGGCTGATCGACCGCGGCCGAACCGTACTTGCCGAGAAGGTGCTAACCGCACCGCGGCTAGCTCCCACCCTCGACCCGGCCGGCGAGATCGCGCTGCTGTTCGAACTCGGGGCCGATGATCTCGCCATCGCCCGCTATGCGGCGCTCAACGAGGATGACGGGCCAGGACACGACGAGCTCAGCCTCGCACGTCAGCTCCTTCGCTACGGCCAAGATACGCTGGCTGACGAGCAGTACGACGCTGCGGCGAACGCCCAGGCCGATTGGTATCCCGAGTTCACCGCTTCCGTGCTCTACGAGCGCTTTCGGGTGGCGCTCAACCGGGACGATCGCACTGCCGCGGTCAGCACCTACGACCGCCTGCGCGAGGGCAGCTGGAAGAACGATCCCCTGTTGCGCTTACGGCTGATGCTCGGCCGCGCCTATCCCGACGTGCCGATCACCTGGCGAGAGTTGCCGGGAGCCCTAGCGGTTCTCGGCGTCGTCCTGGGCGCGCTCCTGTTGCCCTGGCTGACGCTCATCGCTCCCGTTCACTATCGCGGACTGATGCGCCAACATGCCGCTAAGCCGCGTCGCCCAACGCCCTTTGCCTGGCGCCTAGAGCACGCGTGGTTGGCGCTGAGCCTGGCGCTGGTGCTGAACCTGGGAGCCGCGTATCTGTTGCACCCGAGCGCCTGGAGCCCGGGCCTGCCGGACGGTGACTCCCCTGTGTTGGAGAGTGCAGGGGATCTCGCCGTCGCCCACCTCACGGTCGCATCGCTAAGTGCCAACGCCCTGACCGCCGTACTCTTGCTGCCCTTCTGCGGCGGCATGGCTGGGCTTCGGCGTTTGCTGAGCAGCCGATGGGATTGGCGTCAAACGCTAACCGTGGTGCTGCTAAGTTGGCTTGGGCTGCGGGTCCTAGCGATGCTACTGATCGGCACCTTCGGACTTCACGGCGCAGGGGCCGCGGTGATCGCGCAGCTCAGTGAGCTGCAAACGGAGATCTTCGCCACCATCGAGACCCTGGGCTTGTTGCCCTCTGTGGCGCTGATGGGCCTGGTGGCGCCTATCAGTGAAGAGCTGTTGTTCAGAGGCGTACTGCTGAGCGCCTTCGCGCGTCATCTCTCGTTCGCCTTCGCCAATCTGCTGCAGGCCTCGCTGTTCGCACTGATCCACGGCGAACTCGTGCTGGCACCATTCTTTCTGGGACTCGGCTTGGTGGCGGGCTGGACCGTCAAGCGCAGCGGCGGTTTGCGCGCTGCCATATTGCTGCACATGGTGAACAATCTGGTGGCCGTGGTCCTACGCGTCGCCCTGACGTCGCTCGGCGGCGACAGCTAG